A DNA window from Arachis duranensis cultivar V14167 chromosome 3, aradu.V14167.gnm2.J7QH, whole genome shotgun sequence contains the following coding sequences:
- the LOC107481185 gene encoding MLP-like protein 423 isoform X2: protein MAGVVGKLEAEIEVKSKADKFWSAIRNFATIFPKASPSRYKSIHIIQGDGKAPGSSMKVTLDIATERIEDVDDEKRTLIYSVIDGDLLKYLKSYKGYISVTPKGDDNGSIVKWVCDYETVSQEVPEPIFIKEFATKIFPEVDDYLLKA, encoded by the exons ATGGCTGGtgttgttggaaagcttgaggCAGAAATTGAGGTGAAGTCAAAAGCAGACAAGTTCTGGAGTGCTATCAGAAATTTTGCAACCATATTCCCTAAGGCCTCACCATCTCGTTACAAAAGCATTCACATTATTCAGGGTGATGGCAAGGCTCCTGGCTCCTCCATGAAAGTAACTTTAGACATAG CAACAGAAAGGATTGAAGATGTTGATGATGAAAAGAGGACATTGATTTATAGTGTGATTGATGGTGACCTTCTTAAGTACTTGAAAAGTTACAAGGGATATATTAGTGTAACACCAAAGGGGGATGATAATGGAAGCATTGTGAAATGGGTGTGTGATTATGAAACGGTTAGCCAAGAGGTTCCTGAACCTATTTTTATCAAAGAATTTGCAACCAAGATCTTCCCAGAGGTTGATGACTATCTTCTAAAAGCATAA
- the LOC107481185 gene encoding MLP-like protein 423 isoform X1, translating to MAGVVGKLEAEIEVKSKADKFWSAIRNFATIFPKASPSRYKSIHIIQGDGKAPGSSMKVTLDIGHELVNTATERIEDVDDEKRTLIYSVIDGDLLKYLKSYKGYISVTPKGDDNGSIVKWVCDYETVSQEVPEPIFIKEFATKIFPEVDDYLLKA from the exons ATGGCTGGtgttgttggaaagcttgaggCAGAAATTGAGGTGAAGTCAAAAGCAGACAAGTTCTGGAGTGCTATCAGAAATTTTGCAACCATATTCCCTAAGGCCTCACCATCTCGTTACAAAAGCATTCACATTATTCAGGGTGATGGCAAGGCTCCTGGCTCCTCCATGAAAGTAACTTTAGACATAG GCCATGAACTTGTGAACACAGCAACAGAAAGGATTGAAGATGTTGATGATGAAAAGAGGACATTGATTTATAGTGTGATTGATGGTGACCTTCTTAAGTACTTGAAAAGTTACAAGGGATATATTAGTGTAACACCAAAGGGGGATGATAATGGAAGCATTGTGAAATGGGTGTGTGATTATGAAACGGTTAGCCAAGAGGTTCCTGAACCTATTTTTATCAAAGAATTTGCAACCAAGATCTTCCCAGAGGTTGATGACTATCTTCTAAAAGCATAA